Proteins from a genomic interval of Candidatus Methanoperedens sp.:
- a CDS encoding ABC transporter permease, giving the protein MKFTIYYWERIKGHILAMSGLAFIIILILIASIGPFFTVSPTVVNFDEKNLPPIGFSIEQSKYSKEAGGLIPTHVQGTWKHPLGTDGMGRDLLSQLISGARISLLVGLFATGLAIIIGAIIGVSSAYFGGIVDNILMRFTDIMMTFPFLLLLILIVYMFGSSLALIILSIGLTGWTGTARLVRSETLSLRTREFVIASKALGASNLRIIFYHLLPNTISSIIVLATLTIPGAILAEAVLSFIGLGDPQVASWGNILNAGQNDIQTAWWIAVEPRIMLFLTIISFNFLGEGLRDAFDPKNG; this is encoded by the coding sequence ATGAAGTTCACAATATATTACTGGGAACGAATAAAAGGGCATATACTTGCCATGTCTGGCCTGGCATTTATTATAATTCTCATTTTAATAGCCTCCATCGGTCCATTTTTCACTGTAAGCCCGACTGTTGTGAATTTTGATGAAAAGAACCTTCCTCCAATCGGTTTTTCCATAGAACAATCAAAATACAGCAAGGAAGCAGGAGGCTTGATCCCAACTCATGTCCAGGGAACATGGAAACATCCTCTTGGCACGGATGGCATGGGACGTGATTTGCTATCACAGCTCATTTCAGGGGCGAGGATTTCCTTGCTTGTAGGCTTGTTCGCTACCGGTCTTGCGATAATAATAGGTGCGATTATAGGTGTTTCTTCAGCCTATTTCGGAGGGATCGTAGATAATATCCTGATGAGATTTACAGACATTATGATGACTTTTCCTTTCCTCCTTCTCCTGATACTTATCGTTTATATGTTTGGCTCCAGCCTGGCATTAATAATACTTTCCATAGGTCTCACAGGCTGGACTGGAACGGCACGGCTGGTAAGGAGCGAGACACTGTCCCTTCGGACAAGGGAATTTGTGATTGCATCAAAAGCTCTTGGGGCAAGCAATCTACGGATAATTTTCTATCACCTTCTTCCCAATACGATCAGCTCAATAATCGTGCTGGCAACTCTCACAATCCCCGGGGCGATACTTGCTGAAGCTGTTTTGAGTTTTATAGGTCTCGGAGACCCGCAGGTTGCAAGCTGGGGAAATATTTTAAATGCAGGACAGAATGATATCCAGACCGCATGGTGGATCGCAGTTGAGCCTAGGATTATGTTATTCCTTACTATTATTTCATTTAATTTCCTGGGAGAAGGTCTTCGCGATGCCTTTGATCCAAAAAATGGATGA
- a CDS encoding ABC transporter ATP-binding protein: protein MEPILSVSNLKTYFFTKKGTIKAVDDISFDLRKGELLCIVGESGSGKTVTALSIMRLIESPGKIIGGRIILDGRDLPGLSPEQMQGVRGSKIAMIFQDPHSSLNPVFTIGYQVDEAITAHKRLNQNEITSKTIELLELVGIPMAKERYHDYPHQFSGGMKQRVVIAMALACHPEVLIADEPTTALDLTVQAQILDLFLELRNKFFMSIIYITHDLAVVSEIADNIVVMYAGRIMEKGSREDILDYPLHPYTKGLIGCLPSHHGEIVPIPGTIPNLINLPEGCVFHPRCINAMEICRKKRPLLKQINEAHYVSCFLYEGYS from the coding sequence ATGGAGCCAATCCTCTCAGTTTCGAATCTTAAGACCTATTTTTTTACAAAAAAAGGAACTATAAAGGCAGTTGATGACATTTCCTTTGACTTGCGGAAAGGAGAACTCCTGTGCATTGTTGGTGAATCCGGTTCAGGAAAAACCGTAACCGCATTATCCATCATGCGACTTATAGAAAGTCCCGGGAAAATAATTGGCGGGAGAATTATCCTGGATGGCAGGGATCTTCCTGGGCTTTCCCCTGAACAAATGCAGGGAGTTCGTGGGAGTAAAATTGCTATGATATTCCAGGACCCGCATTCATCGCTTAATCCTGTTTTTACAATAGGATACCAGGTAGATGAGGCAATAACCGCGCATAAAAGACTCAATCAAAATGAAATTACATCAAAAACCATCGAACTTCTGGAACTTGTAGGAATTCCAATGGCTAAAGAGCGATATCATGATTATCCCCACCAGTTCTCAGGCGGGATGAAACAGAGAGTTGTTATTGCAATGGCGCTTGCATGCCATCCTGAGGTGTTGATAGCAGATGAACCGACAACTGCTCTTGACCTGACAGTACAGGCACAGATCCTTGACCTTTTTTTAGAGCTTCGCAATAAATTTTTCATGTCAATAATTTACATAACACATGACCTTGCGGTGGTATCCGAAATAGCGGACAATATAGTTGTCATGTATGCAGGAAGAATTATGGAAAAAGGAAGCAGGGAAGATATATTGGATTATCCGTTGCATCCTTATACGAAAGGATTAATTGGGTGCCTGCCTTCCCATCATGGGGAAATCGTTCCAATCCCGGGAACGATACCGAATTTAATAAATCTCCCTGAAGGATGCGTTTTTCATCCACGATGCATTAATGCAATGGAAATTTGCAGGAAAAAGAGACCCCTGTTAAAACAGATCAACGAAGCACATTATGTCAGCTGCTTCCTGTATGAGGGATATTCATGA